TCCGGGTGGGGTGGCATTTCAGTCACGCCCTGGGACAGAATAGGGACATTAAACAACAGAAATGAGCACCCATATAGGCGTACGAGACACAGTTGAAGAGGAAACGAAAACGAAATCGCGTGGCCTacgaaggggaggggggggcagtcaacggaggaaaaaaaagactcGAAAAAGACATGCGAGATACGACAAAAGTGTGCTGCCGTAGCCGTTCTGTTTTCATGGCAACGCGGTCCAACAACCTTGCAGCACCTCCGGGTGCCTCACAACGGCTCCCACACGCGGGTGAGGCACCCGGAGATGttgggaggagaagagctgTCCACTGCTCAGTGCACACGTCGCTATGGCAACTCAGTGGGCAAACAGAAAGAAGTGCTCAAGTGATTACAGTATGTATAGttaaagaaaaaaagagttGCTGGACATGGCTGGGTGGGGCACCTCGCCGATGGGGAAACGATTGAAGTGATGGAAGAAACAACcacgagggaggagaggggaggcaagGCAAAATACTCCGGTTGGCTagcgagaggaaagggatAAGGATAAAAGCCAGAAAATGGAACACAGACGCTCACAACATAACCCTGATGCGGAGGCTCCTTGTCTCGCTATCCACAACTCCGCTGCACCtcaaagaaagagagaaaggggcgaCTGTCGCTCTGCGAACTCCCCTTCGCTGCTTTGATACTCAACATCgggaaacaaaacaaaaaaatcAGGAGTGACAGGTGCACTTGCAGCATCCGTTCGCATCAACTCAAAGTGGAGCATGTCGAAAATGCGGCCCGCACGAGATTACCTCGACGCGGTCAGCACACATtctacccacacacacacacacacacacggcttTCTCGTCACTGTGGCTTGATGCGGCGCAActcagtggcggcggcgaccatGTTGTGCAACGCCGCGCGGCACTCGTCCCAGGTACGAGTCTTCAAACCGCAGTCGGGGTTCACCCATAGCTGCCGGACAGGGATGTGCTGCGTCGCCCTGAGCAGCAAGTCGACAATCGACTGGATGGTGGGGATGTTAGGGCTGTGGATGTCGTACACCCCCGGGCCGACGCAGTTCGGGTAGGTAAAGTCGGCGAACGAAGTGAGTGGCTCCATGTCTGAACGAGAGGCCTCAATGGAAATCACGTCGGCATCCATGGCCGCGATGGTGTGGATGACGTCGTTCACCTCTGCGTagcacatgtgtgtgtgaatcTGTGTCTGCAGAGCAACACCGGACGTGCTCACGCGGAAGCAGCGTGAGGCCCAGTCCAGGTACTCGCCCCACTtgctccgctgcagcggcagcccctCACGCAGTCCCGGCTCGTCCACCTGGATCACGGAGATGCCGGCGCGCTCGAGGTCGCACACCTCGTCACGGATTGCAAGCGCCAGCTGCTCCGTCACCTTCTCTCGTGCCAAATCCTCGCGAACGAACGACCAACAGAGAATCGTGACTGGGCCAGTGAGCATGCCCTTCACGGGCAGAGACGTCAGGGACTGCGCGTAGGCAGCCCACGAGACTGTCATCGGGCGCGGACGCCAGACATCGCCAATAATGATCGGCGGCTTTACGCAGCGCGACCCGTAGCTTTGTACCCAGCCGTTCTCCGTGAAGGCGAAgccctcgagcagctcgccAAAGTACTCCACCATGTCGTTACGCTCCGCCTCACCATGGACGAGGACGTCGAGTCCGATGTCCTCCTGTTGCTTGATGGCGTACGCGATGTGCTCCTTGAGCTGCGACTCGTACGCTTCCTTGCCCACGCGGCCCTTCTTGTGCGccaggcgctgcgcacgcaaCTCGGCTGTCTGCGGAAAGGAgccgatggtggtggtgggccaCAGGGGCAGGttcagcttctcctgctgcacgagCCAGCGCTGTGGGAAGGGGTCGAGACGAgaggcgtcggcggcggtcAGGCCCGCCACACGGTCGCGCACCGCCATGCGCACTACGCGCTCCTTGTCCTGTCGAGCACGGAGAGGGGCGCTGTACTCCGCCACAGCGGCCTCACTTCCAGTGACGACGGCGTCCGCCAGCAGCTTTAGTTCACCGCACTTCTGCAGCGCAAACGCAAGCcactccttcgcctccgGATCGAGCCCCGTCTCACATTCCAGGTTGATGGGGGAGTGCAGGAGGGAGCATGATGTGCCGATCCACACAGCACGATCCGGGGACTGCTTCCGCAGAGAAGCAAGCAGTTGGTAGGCGTCCAGCAGATTCGAGCGCCACACATTTCGCCCGTTTACCACGCCGGCAGAAAGGACCCAGTCCGCCGGTAGCGCACGCTCCACCTCAAGAACTGACTGAGTCTGTGCGCTCAGGTCCACATGAAGCCCATTCACCGGCAAGGTGGCAATAAGCGAGAGGTGATGCGATACGTCCTCAAAGTAGGttgtcagcagcagcctcacaTCAGTGCCAACCGCGGCGCGCAGGTTGCGATACGTCTCCTGGTAAGCATTCCTCCAGCTCGACTCCAGCTCCAGCACTAGCGCCGGCTCATCGACCTGCACCCACTCCACACCCAAGGCCGCCAGGCGCTTGAGAATACCCGCGTACACCGGCACGAGCTTCGGAAGCAGCGATGCACGATCAAACGATTCCTCACCCTTCACCTTGCCCAGGTACACATACGTCACGGGGCCGAGGAGTACCGGCTTCAGGCGCTTCGCATCGAAAagctccttcgcctcctcaaCCTCCTCGAAGAGCTGCGGCCAAGAGACGCTGAACTCCGCCGACGCGCTCGTGAACTCTGGCACAATGTAGTGGTAGTTTGTATTGAACCACTTCGTCATTtcagacgccgccgcgggAGCGCCGGTTGGCGCGCGACCGCGGGCCACGCGGAAGAGAGTGTCGAGGTTGACAGCGGCATCCCCGTTAGCACGGTGACGCAGAGGTGCATTGCCCAGCATCAGAGTGGTCGTCAGCACATGGTCGTACCACGCAAAGTCTCCGACAGGGAGAAGGGTCAcgcccctctcgctctgctcCTGCAGGTGCCGCTTTCGGAGCTCACTACCAacctggcgcagcgcagcctctGTCAAGTCGCCTCGCCAGTAAGACTCGAGCGTCTTCTTCAGCTCCCGTTGCACGCCTACACGTGGAAAGCCCAGTGTGTGCGTCGTCACGGAAGAAGACATTTCGCTAAACGATTGAAAAAGGGGAGTGAACTGAAAGGAAGGCGATGGGGGTCTGCAGGTAGTGCCACAGAGAAgtgagaaaaaagaaaagggagaaagagctgCGCTGTGGTGGCCTTCAGAGAGGACTTCCATTGTTATTACCAATCACCAAACGTCGTTAGTGGATCTCAGGGGAAAGCATGGGGGCGAGCCTTGTTGCCCTCCTTTGAACAGCGCAAGCGCGTGTCAGTAGGGAGCCTTTCGGCACGGAAACTACTCTATTTCTACGAAGGCAAGCAGACAGCGCAGCTTACCTTACGCTGACAgcgtgcttttttttcgccgCTGGGACGTCAGTAGCGACGGAAACCTATGGAAAGTAAATCGCTTCTCTTTGAGTCCGCATCAGCCTCCCGTTAATACCACGATACTCACTTACCTGGCGCCTGAGAGGCAAACCAGGCCCCCTGCAAGAAGAATCTCGTGGGCACTGAGTCTTTCGCATCCTAGCCGCtgagaaaacaacaacaaaaaactCACTGTTTCGGCGCAGTGTACTCCGAGCTGTAGGATCCGCTCTTCACAACCCCTGAGTTCCCAGTTTGCAGTGGCattgtgggtgggtgggttgCGTACGAAGTGCGCCGTAGAACAGGAGAGAGATAGTGGGAAGAGTAGACGGTTGATAATAGAATTCGTCGCCTTGACTTCCTTTTATCTTAAGCATTGAATAGAAGCACcgaaaagggagggaaacaGCACATTTTCAAGCAAACATGGCACAAACAGAgtggagaaaaaaaaaagacgcaGAGACAAACTTCATTTTGGTTTGAGCAAAAGCAAAAAAATAGGAGAAAAAACGTTTTGCATTTTCTTTTTAAGACGGTTCTACACTGCGGTCGCTCACAAACACGCGGCAGTGttatgaaaaaaaaaggcgggAAACTGcagaaagacacacacacctcgaCAAAAAAGCCATCGAAACATTCAGGCAAGAAAAGACCATGTCTTGGATTCCTCATTTTTTGTTGGCTGTTCTGGGCAAGCGTCCACAGAGCTGCGGGTACACTCGTATGGTTTTACGCGAAACCTCCTCAAAATGCCAACGTGCAACAGTGTAAGATCGTTGTTGTACCCGCCACGTGGAATGTGGGAGAAGGATGTCACGACAGAGAACGTCAATGAAGATGCTCGGCACAGGGCCCGCACACTCTATGGACAGTTATGCGCGGTGATCCTTGAAAGCAAACATATATCTTATCACGCACATCACGTAGGGAACAAATACAGAGATATCCAGAGTGGCCTGCTTCTCCACACCtttgcagcagcgcggagcAGAAGAGACAACATCTGGTTAACAAGTTTGTCTTTGACTGTGATGATGCTCCCCCCTGCCGAGGACAATAGCAGCCCCCTGCGCAAAATCCCGTACAGCAACCAAATAACTGGCAGAAGCAGTGCTAAGGGGTAGCaaaataaaataaaaaaTAAAACAAGACGAACAAGGGAGCTGGACAAAGAGAAAGcatttggggggggggggaaggaacGTGTCTACTCCATGGCGAGCACGTGGGCACCCATAGACGCGCACAATCACAGTTCTCCCCACATCGGCTACCTTGTTGCTACTTCAAGCAATAGGGGCTGTCAATACTGTTGGAGATCGTTGAGATAGCTGCAGTTCTACTGCACATAGCCCAGGATCACTCCAGGACTAAGCCCAACACTAacacgctgcagcaacagcagaaaaTAAAGAGCAGGAGGGTTTGTTTATTCGCTAGATTGCGAACAGGATGTGAGGTTAGCTGCTCCAAGCTTTATGATGCTTGTAAGCCTCCCTAGCACAGCACCTGTCTGTATACGTTTGCCAGCTACAAGAGTTTGCACAGTCGTATGTGAGGGAATACTGCAGGCTCTTGGCTTCTCCACAGAGTGGGTTCTCAATGTTGATACAGCAGTGAGGTGCCTCGGGTCATCAGGTCAAGTGTAAAACAGTATATTGTATGGGTAGTAGTAATAAAGCAAAGGATAACGTGTCATTACGTACGAGCTCTAAACGCTGTAGGCATGGCAGAGCAAGTTAGCACAGCAGTGCATCTCTACGCACCGCTCGGTATTATACAAAAGACGTACAAGAACATGCCAAGAAGGGCGCCAGCAATCGGACCGACGATGGGTATCCAGAAGTAATAGCCGTGCAGGATGAATGGCTCCTTGCCCCAGAGCATGGCTGTGAATATACGGGGTCCGAGATCGCGTGTAGGGTTGAGAGCATATCCAGAGTTGATACCGGTCGTGATACCAATGACGAAAAGCAGCAGTCCCACGGCAACCGGCTTGTAGCCATCGGCGGGTGTCATGCGGTTATCGTTGATGGCGAGAATGCCCATCATGAGCACCATCGTGTTGAATATCTCACTCCACACCGCAAAGACGTTCGAGACGTTCGGGTATGTGACAAAGACACCGCTGAACTTAGAGGCCATCGTCTCGTTTGGAAGCAACATGACCGCGGCGTCGTCAAAGTGCTGCTTGAAGAGCCCATAGACGTTGGCCGCACCCAGGATGGCACCGAGAAGCTGGGCTAACATAAAGCCTGGCGCTTTACGCCAAGGAAAGGCGCCAAAGGCGCAGTTGGCGAGTGTTACAGCCGGATTCAAGTGACCACCGGACACACCCATAGTTATGAAAAGGGCAATGGCAAGCCCAAAACCCCATCCCAAGGTGATTGCGAGGTAGCTCACGTTTGTCTGAAAAGAGGCTGTGTTACCGGCGTGAAACGTGGTGGTTGCGGTGACGCCGATGccaaaggaaaggaggaaaaacgATCCGAAGAACTCGGCAACGTACTCGCGTATCCACCATCGGTACCGGTAAAGAGGCCACGTATCCTGCGCCGTCAAGTCTCGTttctgcctctgctgctgatcCTCGTCCATGTGGTTTTCAATCGCCATCCCTTCCGGGTCCTCTTTCTGCAGGTAGAGCTGGACTTCGCCCTCATAGGAGGGATAGGGGGTTCTGTCGACGCTCATCTAGGTCCACTAAGAAGGCCTGTGTGTTGGGGAATGAAGGTGATGGGGGCGAGAACTCGTGCTGTGGGTGCTGCTAATGAAATGTGTAGTatacacacgtacacgtacATATAGAGAGAAGCATCAGGGGTGTctaaagaagaagaagagagacgataCAAGAGGGCAGAGTGTTCAAGGGACGGCATTCGCCAGCAGAGGGATCCGGCTGGAAAGTCGACGTGATAAAAAATGGCGAGGAAGTGAGGTGCAG
The DNA window shown above is from Leishmania panamensis strain MHOM/PA/94/PSC-1 chromosome 31 sequence and carries:
- a CDS encoding 5-methyltetrahydropteroyltriglutamate-homocysteine S-methyltransferase, putative (TriTrypDB/GeneDB-style sysID: LpmP.31.0010), with protein sequence MSSSVTTHTLGFPRVGVQRELKKTLESYWRGDLTEAALRQVGSELRKRHLQEQSERGVTLLPVGDFAWYDHVLTTTLMLGNAPLRHRANGDAAVNLDTLFRVARGRAPTGAPAAASEMTKWFNTNYHYIVPEFTSASAEFSVSWPQLFEEVEEAKELFDAKRLKPVLLGPVTYVYLGKVKGEESFDRASLLPKLVPVYAGILKRLAALGVEWVQVDEPALVLELESSWRNAYQETYRNLRAAVGTDVRLLLTTYFEDVSHHLSLIATLPVNGLHVDLSAQTQSVLEVERALPADWVLSAGVVNGRNVWRSNLLDAYQLLASLRKQSPDRAVWIGTSCSLLHSPINLECETGLDPEAKEWLAFALQKCGELKLLADAVVTGSEAAVAEYSAPLRARQDKERVVRMAVRDRVAGLTAADASRLDPFPQRWLVQQEKLNLPLWPTTTIGSFPQTAELRAQRLAHKKGRVGKEAYESQLKEHIAYAIKQQEDIGLDVLVHGEAERNDMVEYFGELLEGFAFTENGWVQSYGSRCVKPPIIIGDVWRPRPMTVSWAAYAQSLTSLPVKGMLTGPVTILCWSFVREDLAREKVTEQLALAIRDEVCDLERAGISVIQVDEPGLREGLPLQRSKWGEYLDWASRCFRVSTSGVALQTQIHTHMCYAEVNDVIHTIAAMDADVISIEASRSDMEPLTSFADFTYPNCVGPGVYDIHSPNIPTIQSIVDLLLRATQHIPVRQLWVNPDCGLKTRTWDECRAALHNMVAAATELRRIKPQ
- the AQP1 gene encoding aquaglyceroporin (TriTrypDB/GeneDB-style sysID: LpmP.31.0020), which produces MAIENHMDEDQQQRQKRDLTAQDTWPLYRYRWWIREYVAEFFGSFFLLSFGIGVTATTTFHAGNTASFQTNVSYLAITLGWGFGLAIALFITMGVSGGHLNPAVTLANCAFGAFPWRKAPGFMLAQLLGAILGAANVYGLFKQHFDDAAVMLLPNETMASKFSGVFVTYPNVSNVFAVWSEIFNTMVLMMGILAINDNRMTPADGYKPVAVGLLLFVIGITTGINSGYALNPTRDLGPRIFTAMLWGKEPFILHGYYFWIPIVGPIAGALLGMFLYVFCIIPSGA